A window from Cryptomeria japonica chromosome 1, Sugi_1.0, whole genome shotgun sequence encodes these proteins:
- the LOC131044838 gene encoding uncharacterized protein LOC131044838: MKVRRDVDSKRVPRHYSVGEKVLLRVNPRKSSIKFGKSSKLALRFVGPFEVLEEINPVAYRIALLPTLARMHNVFHVSYLKKYILGDNHVIDWNALQVQDPRVVIVEPLKVLETCKLHLHKKEVLQCKVQWDQYAEDSATWEDYAEMKQKSPHIFISF, from the coding sequence ATGAAAGTCAGAAGAGATGTAGATTCCAAGCGTGTACCAAGACATTATTCAGTAGGAGAAAAAGTGCTGCTAAGGGTTAACCCTCGAAAGAGTTCTATtaagtttggaaagtcatccaaacTAGCATTGCGTTTCGTAGGTCCTTTTGAAGTCCTCGAAGAAATTAATCCTGTTGCTTACCGAATAGCATTGCTGCCAACTCTTGCTAGGAtgcataatgtttttcatgtatcATACCTTAAGAAATACATACTTGGGGATAATCATGTGATTGATTGGAATGCCTTGCAAGTACAAGACCCAAGAGTGGTAATAGTCGAGCCTCTCAAAGTACTTGAAACATGCAAGCTCCACTTGCACAAAAAAGAGGTTTTGCAGTGTAAGGTCCAGTGGGATCAATATGCAGAGGATTCTGCTACATGGGAAGATTATGCGGAAATGAAGCAAAAATCTCctcatatttttatttcattttga